In Methanothermobacter sp., the following are encoded in one genomic region:
- the rpl37A gene encoding 50S ribosomal protein L37Ae, with product MARTKKVGITGRFGPRYGRKAKRAVKKIEEEMKRKHVCPSCDRPGVKRESRGIWKCRKCGAVFTGGAYLPVTPMGKTAARNIKRIVGGK from the coding sequence ATGGCAAGAACAAAGAAAGTTGGTATTACAGGACGTTTCGGTCCACGTTACGGTCGTAAAGCTAAAAGAGCTGTCAAGAAGATTGAAGAAGAGATGAAGAGGAAGCACGTATGCCCCAGCTGTGACAGGCCAGGTGTTAAAAGGGAGAGCAGGGGCATATGGAAGTGCAGAAAGTGTGGCGCTGTATTCACAGGCGGCGCGTACCTGCCTGTAACCCCGATGGGTAAGACAGCAGCCCGTAACATCAAGAGGATAGTTGGAGGTAAGTAG
- a CDS encoding DNA-directed RNA polymerase subunit P, with product MYRCAQCGTLIDPKKYMENKCPRCRYRILFKEVPPVKRTIRAR from the coding sequence TTGTACCGTTGCGCCCAGTGCGGAACCCTGATCGACCCCAAGAAGTACATGGAGAATAAGTGCCCCAGGTGCAGGTACAGGATCCTCTTCAAGGAGGTGCCTCCTGTTAAGAGGACCATAAGGGCACGGTAG
- a CDS encoding KEOPS complex subunit Pcc1, with amino-acid sequence MGLNRIQGFIEISTGNPESSSVVYRAVKLEFMDSPSGRSSVSVDLEDDRITIKISARDTASFRAALNSSLRWVRLSMDMMELIPPDQQDS; translated from the coding sequence GTGGGTCTTAATAGAATTCAGGGATTCATTGAAATATCCACAGGAAACCCTGAATCCTCTTCAGTGGTTTACAGGGCAGTTAAGCTGGAGTTCATGGATTCTCCATCTGGAAGGTCTTCAGTTTCAGTGGACCTTGAGGATGACAGGATAACCATAAAAATCAGTGCCCGGGACACGGCATCATTCAGGGCGGCCCTAAACTCATCGCTCCGCTGGGTGAGGCTCTCAATGGATATGATGGAACTAATCCCTCCAGATCAACAGGATTCATGA
- the rrp42 gene encoding exosome complex protein Rrp42: MVNKMDIIPEITRKSITDLINNKERIDGRSLHEFRDISIETGVISKAEGSSRVKLGNTQIIVGVKPQIGEPFPDTPEMGVILTNSELLPMASPTFEPGPPDERSVELSRVVDRCIRESQMIDLEKLCIIEGSKVWMLFMDLHIIDYDGNLFDAAVLATVAALLDTRIPTAEVEDGEVLIDRENMQPLPINRKALMCTFAKIGDEIILDPCLEEEDILTARLSIGVTEDGSICAMQKGGEGALTREDVLRAVSIAREKVPQLIEYLDKSMAP, encoded by the coding sequence ATGGTGAATAAAATGGATATAATACCTGAAATTACAAGAAAAAGTATAACAGACCTTATAAATAACAAGGAGCGAATTGATGGAAGGTCACTCCATGAGTTCAGGGACATATCCATTGAAACAGGGGTGATATCCAAGGCTGAGGGTTCCTCAAGGGTCAAACTCGGCAACACACAGATAATAGTTGGTGTAAAGCCGCAGATAGGTGAACCATTCCCTGACACCCCTGAGATGGGAGTGATACTCACAAACTCCGAACTACTACCCATGGCATCACCAACCTTTGAGCCAGGGCCTCCCGATGAGCGTTCGGTTGAACTATCAAGGGTTGTTGACCGCTGCATAAGGGAGAGTCAGATGATAGACCTTGAAAAACTCTGCATAATAGAGGGCAGCAAGGTCTGGATGCTGTTCATGGACCTCCACATAATCGACTACGACGGCAACCTCTTTGATGCCGCGGTACTTGCAACTGTGGCGGCGCTCCTCGATACAAGGATACCCACTGCGGAGGTTGAGGATGGTGAGGTCCTTATTGATAGGGAAAATATGCAGCCACTCCCCATCAACAGGAAGGCCCTAATGTGCACCTTTGCAAAGATTGGTGATGAGATAATACTGGACCCATGCCTTGAGGAGGAGGACATACTCACCGCAAGGCTGTCCATAGGGGTGACAGAGGATGGCTCCATATGCGCCATGCAGAAGGGCGGTGAGGGGGCCCTCACAAGGGAGGATGTCCTGAGGGCGGTTTCCATTGCAAGGGAGAAGGTGCCACAGCTCATCGAGTACCTTGATAAGTCAATGGCACCCTGA
- a CDS encoding ribosomal biosynthesis protein, producing MLLTTSRKPSQRTRSFSQRLSRIMGWRYVNRGKMSIRDVLIEASGPVTVVSERHGNPSRITFLGERGDEMGYILFNPSFDIRGSERDSTARRTRSCPPELQGICRLMGLEVDPEASGSVWELREGDDYPWVMELFDATGEPAGFKLLIRDFKTGE from the coding sequence ATGCTTCTTACAACATCCAGGAAGCCCTCCCAGCGAACAAGATCGTTTTCCCAGAGGCTCTCCAGGATAATGGGCTGGAGGTATGTCAACAGGGGCAAGATGAGTATCAGGGACGTGCTCATCGAGGCATCTGGACCCGTGACTGTTGTATCTGAAAGACACGGAAACCCTTCCAGGATAACGTTCCTTGGTGAGAGGGGAGACGAGATGGGATACATCCTGTTCAACCCATCCTTTGACATCAGGGGATCCGAGAGGGATTCCACTGCTAGAAGGACAAGATCATGCCCCCCTGAACTTCAGGGCATCTGCAGGCTCATGGGTCTTGAAGTTGATCCCGAGGCATCCGGGAGCGTCTGGGAACTCAGGGAGGGTGATGATTACCCCTGGGTTATGGAGCTTTTTGATGCCACTGGCGAACCTGCAGGGTTCAAACTGCTGATAAGGGACTTTAAGACCGGTGAGTGA